Proteins encoded in a region of the Magnetospirillum sp. genome:
- a CDS encoding 50S ribosomal protein L11 methyltransferase: MAPPLVPEIQLYLAAVATDLWEATEAKLTETGLPPPYWAFAWPGGRALARLLLDRPELAAGKTVFDFAAGGGIAAIAAAKAGASRVTACEIDAFALEAMALNAAANGVVLDMAAGDCLGALPEADLVLAGDVFYEKPMADRVWPWLQALAARGAAVLVADPGRAYLPASGLVEIACYDVPTDRDLEDRDIRRTRVLRVVALGQQVA, translated from the coding sequence ATGGCGCCGCCACTCGTGCCCGAAATCCAGCTCTATCTGGCCGCAGTCGCGACCGATCTGTGGGAGGCAACGGAGGCCAAGCTTACCGAGACCGGCTTGCCCCCGCCTTATTGGGCTTTCGCGTGGCCGGGCGGGCGGGCCTTGGCGCGCCTGCTCCTCGACCGGCCCGAGCTTGCGGCCGGCAAAACCGTGTTCGATTTTGCGGCAGGCGGGGGTATTGCCGCGATCGCGGCCGCCAAGGCCGGTGCTTCTCGCGTTACCGCATGCGAGATCGACGCGTTTGCGCTCGAGGCTATGGCGCTCAATGCGGCGGCCAATGGCGTGGTGCTTGACATGGCGGCAGGCGATTGTTTGGGGGCCCTGCCCGAAGCCGACCTCGTGCTGGCGGGCGACGTGTTCTACGAAAAGCCGATGGCCGACCGCGTTTGGCCGTGGCTGCAGGCCTTGGCCGCGCGCGGTGCTGCCGTGCTGGTGGCAGATCCGGGCCGCGCCTATCTGCCCGCGAGCGGCCTTGTCGAGATCGCCTGCTACGACGTGCCGACCGACCGCGATCTCGAAGACCGCGACATAAGGCGCACGCGCGTGCTGCGCGTCGTGGCGCTTGGGCAACAGGTCGCATAA